The Bombus fervidus isolate BK054 chromosome 1, iyBomFerv1, whole genome shotgun sequence genome includes a window with the following:
- the LOC139990394 gene encoding uncharacterized protein yields MATAVPSRFAVLSIDDDDCKPKKTQKNVTAGKTNQKSKTDKSKQQQQPKKDDKKKQNKGKKKKTSSNENQQWEQWKQKDTMAVEETFEQELHQAILLSKLAYEEQLVSAVKSEKEQESNKKSGKKSKKATMSLEQFNNMGLETTSTTTTTITTTTTTQNTVLPPENGDTKSKELDTEFFERIEKETKEEITKEKEKDILKARLNKIDDDITSAQLRVEVEKRDEIINELRSQVESLKKELTQVKERNKKLYQILSHGEMKDKASVLAEVAKLQEIRDELTSEVASLHAQLEQERSKTRTSSTDVKPSKQTNKKRPVNENA; encoded by the exons ATGGCGACCGCCGTACCATCAAGATTTGCAGTTCTCAGCATTGATGATGATGATTGTAAGCCGAAGAAAACCCAGAAGAATGTTACTGCCGGTAAGACGAATCAAAAATCTAAAACTGACAAATCGAAACAACAGCAGCAACCAAAAAAGGATGacaagaaaaaacaaaataag ggaaaaaagaaaaaaactagTAGCAATGAAAATCAACAATGGGAACAATGGAAACAGAAAGATACAATG GCTGTCGAGGAAACGTTTGAGCAAGAATTACATCAAGCCATCTTGCTGTCAAAGCTGGCTTATGAAGAGCAACTAGTAAGTGCAGTCAAGTCAGAAAAAGAGCAAGAGTCAAATAagaaatcagggaaaaaatcaaaaaagGCTACTATGTCATTGGAGCAGTTCAACAATATGGGATTAGAAACTACTTCTACTACAACTACTAccattactactactactactactcaAAATACAGTATTACCTCCAGAAAATGGCGATACTAAATCCAAAG AATTAGACACAgaattttttgaaagaattgaaaaggagacaaaagaagaaatcacaaaggaaaaagaaaaggatatATTGAAGGCGAgactaaataaaattgatgatGATATCACATCTGCTCAGTTAAGGGTAGAGGTGGAAAAACGTGACGAAATCATTAATGAATTAAGGAGTCAAGTAGAAAGCTTAAAAAAGGAATTAACACAAGttaaagaaaggaataaaaagctttatcaaatattatccCATGGAGAAA TGAAAGATAAAGCGTCAGTATTAGCTGAAGTAGCAAAATTACAAGAAATACGGGACGAGTTGACGTCCGAAGTAGCATCCTTACATGCACAATTAGAACAAGAGAGGTCCAAAACACGTACTTCTAGTACAGATGTGAAACCATCTAAACAAACT aataaGAAGAGGCCCGTTAATGAAAATGCCTAA